A genomic stretch from Candidatus Aegiribacteria sp. includes:
- a CDS encoding acetate kinase, with product MKILVINSGSSSIKFKLIDMEDETQLAEGLIERIGLPEGRIKFKSGEKTIIIEEPVPNHRIGLAFLLDALTNPEYGPLKDLSEIGAVGHRVVHGGEKFTSSVLIDEEVIKEIEECSFMAPLHNPPNLEGIRAAVDSLPDIPNVAVFDTAFHQTMPPVSYIYPLPYSIYEEKRMRRFGFHGTSHQYVAQQAAVMMDKPIDELCIITCHLGNGSSLTAVKHGKSLDTSLGYGTACGVMMGTRSGDVDSAILIDLIENKGYSISDVKEMVYKRSGVAGISGISSDQRDVEDAAEKGNERAQLALDMYASSVRKYIGAYAVTMGALDAVVFTAGVGENGPQMRERICKGLEVLGVCINVEVNDFKGLQRDISAPESRVRVFVIPTNEELMIARDTNIISEGR from the coding sequence ATGAAGATACTGGTCATTAACAGTGGAAGTTCTTCCATCAAGTTCAAACTCATAGATATGGAAGATGAAACGCAACTTGCCGAAGGATTGATAGAGAGAATCGGTCTTCCTGAAGGACGAATAAAGTTCAAGTCCGGCGAAAAAACAATCATTATTGAAGAACCTGTTCCTAATCACAGAATCGGTCTTGCTTTCCTTCTGGATGCCCTTACAAATCCTGAATACGGTCCTCTTAAGGATTTAAGTGAAATAGGAGCAGTTGGGCATAGAGTCGTTCACGGCGGAGAAAAATTCACCTCCTCGGTACTTATAGATGAAGAGGTTATTAAAGAGATAGAGGAATGCAGCTTTATGGCTCCTCTCCATAACCCTCCCAACCTTGAGGGGATAAGGGCAGCCGTAGACTCGCTGCCGGATATCCCGAATGTTGCTGTCTTCGATACCGCGTTTCATCAGACGATGCCTCCCGTATCCTACATCTATCCGCTTCCCTACAGCATATACGAAGAAAAGCGTATGAGAAGGTTCGGATTCCACGGCACCAGCCACCAGTACGTTGCGCAACAGGCGGCAGTAATGATGGACAAACCCATAGATGAATTGTGTATCATCACATGCCATCTGGGGAACGGAAGCAGCCTGACCGCCGTAAAACATGGAAAAAGCCTGGATACAAGCCTGGGTTACGGCACAGCTTGCGGCGTAATGATGGGAACCCGAAGCGGTGACGTGGATTCAGCCATTCTTATAGATCTTATTGAGAACAAAGGTTACTCGATTTCCGATGTAAAGGAAATGGTTTACAAAAGAAGCGGAGTAGCCGGCATTTCAGGTATTTCCAGTGATCAGCGGGACGTTGAGGATGCTGCCGAGAAAGGCAACGAAAGGGCGCAGCTTGCCCTGGACATGTACGCTTCCAGTGTAAGAAAGTATATAGGAGCCTACGCTGTTACCATGGGCGCACTTGATGCTGTGGTATTTACAGCGGGTGTCGGCGAGAACGGCCCCCAGATGCGGGAGCGTATCTGTAAGGGGCTCGAAGTTCTTGGTGTATGCATCAATGTCGAAGTCAACGACTTCAAGGGATTACAGCGGGATATTTCCGCACCCGAAAGCAGAGTTAGAGTATTCGTAATTCCCACAAACGAGGAACTCATGATAGCAAGAGATACAAATATAATATCCGAAGGGAGATAG
- a CDS encoding O-antigen ligase family protein: MLIVSMAADHYLIGVLLLAVPGMLFLLVGSPVRILLVVFAMQIVLTISQLNILITGIPSIRADDLLTLWLVCLWILSLPDRSMKGIRIGLQGKFIVLFLIVFGIAAYRGFAAGQSTFSLINQLKTYGAYFLYFPLLWILSDRESCKLIWNVLLASAVIGGLIYLIKGFSGTGEDVYIRDTTGLRIATRQPNAIGAVLMVFLGKLWKNWKERPPLIIIVPAIILMGAGIILSQIRGLWGGVILALAAAWILNLFRKKDNVKLGKKLVISLTVISVLVILVVFTISTLGILSASNIARRTGTESGSYLTDISTLSRIVAWSAIIDDLRGSGIIIGNGLGDEYTCFRPDIGGVITVYYTDSSYFQIALNMGIIGVIVFLGIFVVTLFRAAKLFIITDSRRRAGTALGIFCAVIMLLFASGFASVMTNYRFTMLWAFLPALLQAEIMKDKKDSILISSECSGK; encoded by the coding sequence GTGCTTATTGTGTCCATGGCAGCTGATCATTATCTGATCGGTGTTCTGCTGCTTGCGGTACCCGGGATGCTTTTTCTCCTTGTGGGATCACCAGTAAGGATTCTCCTGGTGGTTTTCGCTATGCAGATAGTTCTGACAATTTCTCAGCTTAATATCCTGATAACCGGTATACCGAGTATCAGAGCAGATGATCTGCTCACTCTATGGCTGGTATGTCTCTGGATACTCTCTCTTCCTGACAGATCCATGAAAGGAATCAGGATAGGTCTTCAGGGCAAATTCATAGTGCTTTTTCTAATAGTATTCGGGATTGCTGCATACCGCGGATTCGCCGCGGGTCAGAGTACGTTCTCTTTAATTAATCAGCTGAAAACCTATGGAGCTTACTTCCTTTACTTTCCGCTTCTATGGATATTGTCCGATAGAGAATCCTGTAAGCTTATATGGAATGTCTTGCTTGCATCAGCCGTTATAGGAGGCTTAATCTATCTGATAAAAGGATTCTCTGGTACAGGAGAGGATGTTTACATCCGAGATACAACCGGTTTAAGGATAGCCACTCGTCAGCCCAACGCGATAGGAGCCGTTCTGATGGTGTTCCTCGGAAAACTCTGGAAGAACTGGAAGGAAAGACCCCCGCTTATCATCATTGTTCCGGCTATCATTCTGATGGGGGCAGGAATCATCCTGTCACAAATAAGGGGTTTATGGGGTGGAGTTATTCTTGCTCTGGCAGCGGCATGGATACTTAACCTGTTCCGGAAAAAGGACAATGTTAAACTGGGTAAAAAACTTGTCATTTCACTTACTGTTATTTCTGTCCTGGTGATTCTGGTTGTATTCACCATATCAACACTTGGTATACTGTCAGCATCCAACATCGCGAGAAGAACCGGTACTGAATCAGGCAGTTACCTGACAGATATTTCAACCCTTTCGAGGATAGTAGCATGGAGCGCGATTATTGACGATCTGAGAGGTTCCGGGATTATAATTGGCAACGGACTCGGAGATGAATACACATGTTTCAGACCTGATATTGGGGGAGTTATTACTGTGTATTACACTGACAGCTCCTACTTTCAGATAGCTCTTAACATGGGAATTATTGGTGTGATCGTTTTTCTGGGCATATTCGTAGTGACCCTTTTCAGGGCGGCGAAGCTGTTCATCATAACAGACAGCAGGCGAAGGGCAGGCACAGCCCTCGGTATTTTCTGTGCAGTCATTATGCTTCTTTTCGCGTCAGGGTTTGCTTCCGTGATGACTAATTACAGGTTCACCATGCTCTGGGCATTTCTACCTGCCCTGCTTCAGGCGGAGATAATGAAAGATAAGAAAGATAGCATTCTCATCTCATCGGAGTGCTCCGGTAAATGA